The segment ATTCACTGTCGGGGCCGCAGTCTTTTTCGTACGGGGTCGACTGAGCCACCAGTCACTGTGCGCTGCATCACATTTGACGCCCGGTCGGGCTAGATCGCGGCCCGGCGGTGGCGCCCGATCGGCACCCGCAGCACCACGTCGGTGCCACCGGAATCCACATCGTGCATGCCAAGGGAGCCGTCGAGTTCCGCGGAGACCAGCGTGCGCACGATCTGCAGTCCCAGCCGGTCGGACTTCTCCAGGCTGAAACCCTCCGGCAGTCCGCGGCCGTCGTCGTGCACGACGACGTCGAGCCAGCGCGCCGAACGCTCGGCCCGGATGGTCACCGAACCCTTCACCACATCGCCGTCGAACGCATGCTCGAGTGCGTTCTGCACCAGTTCGGTGATCACCATGATCAGCGCGGTGGCCCGGTCGGCGTCGAGCACGCCCAGATCGCCCTCGCGGGTGATCCGGATGGGGGTGTCCACCGAGGCGACGTCGTTCATGATCGGCAGGATGCGGTCCACCACCTGGTCGAGATTGACCTCCTCATCCACCGACATCGACAGCGCGTCGTGCACCAGGGCGATGGAGGACACCCGGCGCACCGACTCGATGAGCGCCTCCCGGCCCTCGGCGTTGTTGGTCCGCCGGGCCTGCAACCGCAGCAGCGCGGCAACCGTCTGCAGGTTGTTCTTCACCCGATGATGAATCTCTCGGATCGTCGCATCCTTGGACAACAGCGCGCGGTCGCGCCGTTTGACCTCGGTGACATCGCGAATCAGCACCGCCGCCCCGGCGGCCGCACCGCCCACCTGCAGCGGGATGGTGCGCATCAGCACCGCAGCGCCGCCGGCGTCGACCTCCATCCGCATGCTGGACCCGCCGGCCAGCGAGTCACGCACATGCTCGGCCAACTCCTGGGCCTCGAACGGATCCGAGATCAGCGGCCTGGTCACCGCGACCAGGTTGTGCCCCTCGAGTTCGGCGGCGAAACCCATCCGGTGGTACGCCGAGATCGCGTTGGGGCTGGCGAAGGCGACCTCACCGGCCACTCCCAGCCGGATGAAACCGTCGCCGACCCGGGGGCTGGACCGTGACATCGGCAGGTCACCCACATTGGGGAAGGTGCCGTCGCTGAGCATGTGCAACAGGTCGGCGGCGCAATCGAGGTAGGCGCGTTCCAACGGGCTGGACGTGCGGCCCTCGGCCAGCGCCGTCTGGTGGGTGATGACGGCGACCACCCGGTCACCATGTCGCACCGGGACGGCCTCGACGTTCAACCATTGGCCATCCCCGGTGGGCGGCGGGCGGACATCGCTCTCCCGGCCGATCGCGCCGGAGTCGAACGCCGCGCGGACCACCGGCATCTCCGCGGCGGCCGTCGTGGTACCCACCGCATCGGCCAGCAGCATGGTGGAGGCGGTGTTCGGACGCACCTGCGCCACACAGACCAGGTACTCGTCATCGCGGCGGACCCACATCAGGTAGTCGGCGAAGGACAGATCGGCCAGCATCTGCCACTCACCGACCACGGCGTGCAGATGGTCGACGGCGGTACCGGGAAGGACGGTGTGCTCGGCGAGCAGGTCACCGAGAGTCGACATGGCGCGCTACCGCGGACGGGCTAGCTGATCACCGCGATGAGATCGCCGGCCTGGATGACGTCACCCACCGTGACGCTCACC is part of the Mycobacterium adipatum genome and harbors:
- a CDS encoding sensor histidine kinase; translation: MSTLGDLLAEHTVLPGTAVDHLHAVVGEWQMLADLSFADYLMWVRRDDEYLVCVAQVRPNTASTMLLADAVGTTTAAAEMPVVRAAFDSGAIGRESDVRPPPTGDGQWLNVEAVPVRHGDRVVAVITHQTALAEGRTSSPLERAYLDCAADLLHMLSDGTFPNVGDLPMSRSSPRVGDGFIRLGVAGEVAFASPNAISAYHRMGFAAELEGHNLVAVTRPLISDPFEAQELAEHVRDSLAGGSSMRMEVDAGGAAVLMRTIPLQVGGAAAGAAVLIRDVTEVKRRDRALLSKDATIREIHHRVKNNLQTVAALLRLQARRTNNAEGREALIESVRRVSSIALVHDALSMSVDEEVNLDQVVDRILPIMNDVASVDTPIRITREGDLGVLDADRATALIMVITELVQNALEHAFDGDVVKGSVTIRAERSARWLDVVVHDDGRGLPEGFSLEKSDRLGLQIVRTLVSAELDGSLGMHDVDSGGTDVVLRVPIGRHRRAAI